From the genome of Zalophus californianus isolate mZalCal1 chromosome 6, mZalCal1.pri.v2, whole genome shotgun sequence, one region includes:
- the LOC113908585 gene encoding uteroferrin-associated basic protein 2-like, with the protein MSHRKMHLPLSLVLILCGLLNGICCETKERSKGNSYPVSSWKISPIHHKIEAGNKDFAHKLFKTLLMEHPRKNIIFSPLSISASLAMLSLGTRSTTLTNLLEGLGFDLKVMTVWDVHRGFQSVVQMLKQLSREGHLKHRDTLFIDSNRKINTPFLWDTEGLYDVTAQMIDFRDVKHTKKQINHFVAEKMHKGTKRFITSLNPHTFLFLINYVFFKGIWKMAFHTNLMHKEDFFVDERTTVQVDMMWKKEHVIYSRSEKLFVTMVKIPFIGNMSIVLVLPDVGQPDSAVKEMVVQRATLLKSSGMRWVHLIMPKFKISSKIDLKKMLPKMGISNVFTTAANFSGITEEDFPAIFEAIHEATMEVSEEGRMDTPKDMDLSNAIPWHTHAAAPLVVKFNRPFFLFVEDWMTQRAILMGKVFNPIAE; encoded by the exons ATGTCCCACAGGAAAATgcacctgcctctctctctggtCCTGATCCTCTGTGGCCTTCTGAATGGCATCTGCTGTGAGACGAAAGAAAGATCCAAAGGGAATAGTTACCCAGTCTCATCGTGGAAAATTTCACCCATCCACCACAAGATAGAAGCTGGCAATAAGGATTTCGCCCACAAATTGTTCAAAACCCTGTTAATGGAGCATCCCAGAAAGAATATCATCTTCTCCCCTCTCAGTATCTCTGCCTCCTTGGCCATGCTTTCCCTGGGGACCAGATCCACAACACTCACTAACCTCCTCGAGGGCCTTGGATTTGACCTCAAAGTCATGACGGTGTGGGATGTGCACCGTGGCTTCCAGAGTGTCGTCCAGATGCTGAAGCAGCTGAGTAGGGAGGGGCACCTGAAGCACAGGGACACGCTCTTTATCGATAGCAACAGGAAGATCAACACCCCGTTTCTGTGGGACACAGAAGGGCTATATGACGTGACGGCCCAGATGATTGACTTTCGAGATGTAAAACACACCAAGAAGCAAATCAACCACTTTGTGGCTGAAAAAATGCACAAGGGAACCAAGAGATTCATCACCTCTCTGAACCCTCATACCTTCCTGTTTCTTATAAATTACGTTTTCTTCAAAG GCATTTGGAAAATGGCTTTTCATACCAACCTCATGCACAAGGAGGACTTCTTCGTGGATGAGCGCACCACAGTGCAGGTGGACATGATGTGGAAGAAGGAACACGTGATTTATAGCCGATCGGAGAAGCTGTTTGTTACAATGGTTAAAATTCCTTTCATTGGAAACATGTCCATAGTCCTTGTGCTCCCTGATGTAGGACAGCCCGACTCTGCTGTAAAAGAGATGGTTGTTCAAAGAGCTACACTTCTGAAATCCAGTGGCATGAG ATGGGTGCACTTAATTATGCCCAAGTTCAAGATCTCCTCCaagatagacttaaaaaaaatgcttcccaAGATGGGCATCAGCAATGTGTTTACTACAGCAGCAAACTTCTCAGGCATCACAGAGGAGGATTTCCCAGCTATTTTTGAG GCGATACATGAAGCCACAATGGAGGTGAGTGAGGAAGGCAGGATGGACACCCCCAAGGACATGGACTTGAGCAACGCCATCCCCTGGCATACACATGCAGCAGCCCCCTTGGTCGTGAAATTCAACAGACCCTTCTTCCTGTTTGTGGAGGATTGGATGACTCAACGAGCAATCCTCATGGGCAAAGTCTTCAACCCCATAGCTGAGTAG